The Deltaproteobacteria bacterium genome includes a window with the following:
- a CDS encoding rod shape-determining protein translates to MFLNYLLGLFSNDLAIDLGTASTLIYAKGKGIICDEPSVVAVKRDGRGRKVIAVGKAAKAMLGRTPGNIEAIRPMRDGVIADFEVCEEMLKYFIRKAHDRTFLVRPKIIIGVPSGITQVEKRAVRESAVSAGANEVYLIEEPMAAAIGAGLPITEPSGNMIVDIGGGTTEIAVISLAGIVRAKSIRIAGDKMDEAIVQYIRRKYNLSIGTGTAENIKITLGLSMPDEEKKSMEIKGTNLVTGIPITKEICDDEIREALTEPINSIIDAIKEVLAQTPSDLAADLVDKGIMLAGGGSLLKNMDVILREETKLPVMTAENPLWCVVRGAGMTLDNINILRDVTIPF, encoded by the coding sequence ATGTTTTTAAATTATCTGTTAGGACTTTTTTCAAATGACCTTGCTATAGACCTTGGAACAGCAAGCACCCTCATATATGCAAAGGGTAAAGGCATTATCTGTGATGAGCCGTCTGTTGTGGCAGTAAAAAGGGATGGAAGGGGTAGGAAGGTTATTGCGGTTGGCAAAGCGGCGAAGGCAATGCTTGGAAGAACCCCCGGGAATATTGAGGCTATCAGACCAATGAGAGACGGCGTGATAGCAGATTTTGAAGTATGCGAAGAGATGCTGAAGTATTTTATACGGAAGGCACATGACAGGACATTCCTTGTACGTCCCAAGATAATTATAGGTGTCCCGTCAGGCATCACTCAGGTTGAAAAAAGGGCAGTGAGGGAATCGGCCGTATCAGCAGGTGCAAACGAGGTGTATCTGATAGAAGAGCCTATGGCGGCAGCAATCGGTGCAGGGCTTCCAATAACAGAGCCGTCAGGAAATATGATTGTAGATATAGGCGGCGGCACAACAGAGATAGCAGTAATATCCCTTGCAGGCATAGTCCGTGCCAAGTCTATCCGTATTGCAGGAGACAAAATGGATGAGGCAATCGTGCAGTATATAAGGAGAAAGTATAATCTTTCAATCGGTACCGGAACTGCCGAGAATATAAAGATAACTCTGGGACTTTCAATGCCTGATGAGGAAAAAAAGAGCATGGAAATAAAAGGCACAAATCTTGTGACAGGTATACCAATAACAAAGGAGATATGTGATGACGAGATAAGGGAGGCATTGACAGAGCCTATAAATTCTATTATAGATGCTATAAAAGAAGTCCTTGCCCAGACCCCGTCTGACCTTGCTGCAGACCTTGTTGACAAGGGCATAATGCTTGCTGGCGGCGGGTCCCTTTTAAAGAATATGGATGTAATTTTAAGAGAAGAGACAAAACTGCCTGTGATGACTGCAGAGAACCCGCTGTGGTGTGTTGTCAGAGGTGCTGGTATGACACTGGATAATATAAACATCTTGAGGGATGTGACAATACCGTTTTGA